The Arachis hypogaea cultivar Tifrunner chromosome 14, arahy.Tifrunner.gnm2.J5K5, whole genome shotgun sequence genome has a segment encoding these proteins:
- the LOC112743009 gene encoding uncharacterized protein, with amino-acid sequence MHPPSIILLLGLRFHPIRLRFASLSLFVHLRSTWPRAFSHRCCSYRNTTPPSLAPPPFLHVDAQDHRRRLGLWLLSQVEPSEIFLKSISNEVTSVEVIYPSSLNAQLVRRRLGHIALRGTIIHRKYLYATVSLIPFSSTLMVLPLPNIAFFWISFRAYSHWRALQEESPRWWLVSC; translated from the exons ATGCAT CCACCATCCATCATCTTACTCCTTGGACTTCGTTTCCATCCGATCCGCCTCAGATTCGCATCTCTGTCATTGTTTGTTCATCTCAGATCTACGTGGCCAAGGGCTTTCAGCCACCGTTGCTGCTCTTATCGCAACACCACACCTCCGTCGCTTGCACCGCCACCATTCTTGCACGTAGACGCACAAGATCATCGTCGCCG GTTGGGGTTATGGCTTTTGTCACAGGTTGAGCCCtcagagatatttttgaaatctatATCGAATGAAGTCACTAGCGTCGAAGTCATTTACCCTTCAAG TCTGAATGCACAACTTGTTCGCCGAAGATTAGGACATATTGCTCTGAG GGGAACAATTATCCACCGAAAATACTTATATGCTACAGTTTCATTGATTCCATTTTCCTCTACACTGATG GTTTTACCTTTGCCTAATATCGCATTCTTCTGGATTTCATTTCGGGCTTATTCTCATTGGAGAGCCCTTCAG GAAGAAAGTCCAAGATGGTGGTTAGTATCTTGCTAA